One genomic segment of Mycolicibacterium chubuense NBB4 includes these proteins:
- a CDS encoding MBL fold metallo-hydrolase: MQLTHFGHSCLLASFSGPSASEGDTTVLFDPGTFSHGFEGITGLSAILITHQHPDHADTERLPALVEANPQAALYADPQTAAQLGGPWQAVHVGDQLSIGHLSVRGVGGQHAVIHPEIPMIDNISYLVGDGEHAARLMHPGDALFVPDEPVDVLATPAAAPWMKISEAVDYLRAVAPTHAVPIHQAIIDPSARGIFYGRLSEMTDADFQVLDPEDAREF; the protein is encoded by the coding sequence ATGCAGCTCACACATTTCGGCCATTCATGCCTGTTGGCGAGCTTTTCGGGGCCTTCGGCCTCCGAGGGGGACACCACGGTGCTGTTCGATCCGGGCACGTTCTCGCACGGCTTCGAGGGCATCACCGGCCTGTCGGCGATCCTGATCACCCATCAGCATCCCGACCACGCCGACACCGAGCGGCTGCCCGCACTCGTCGAGGCCAATCCGCAGGCGGCCCTGTACGCCGATCCGCAGACGGCCGCCCAGCTGGGCGGCCCGTGGCAGGCGGTGCACGTCGGCGATCAGCTGTCCATCGGGCACCTGAGCGTTCGCGGTGTGGGCGGTCAGCACGCCGTGATCCACCCCGAGATCCCGATGATCGACAACATCTCCTACCTCGTCGGCGACGGTGAGCACGCGGCGCGGCTGATGCATCCCGGCGACGCGCTGTTCGTCCCGGACGAGCCGGTAGACGTGCTCGCGACGCCGGCCGCCGCGCCGTGGATGAAGATCTCCGAGGCCGTCGATTATCTGCGCGCGGTCGCGCCGACGCATGCGGTGCCGATCCACCAGGCGATCATCGATCCGTCGGCGCGCGGCATCTTCTACGGCCGGCTGAGCGAGATGACCGACGCCGACTTCCAGGTCCTCGACCCCGAGGACGCCCGCGAGTTCTAG